A region of Culicoides brevitarsis isolate CSIRO-B50_1 chromosome 1, AGI_CSIRO_Cbre_v1, whole genome shotgun sequence DNA encodes the following proteins:
- the LOC134827779 gene encoding guanine nucleotide-binding protein subunit beta-5, with the protein MEILNQVNNTNDKLTVLVKEAEELKLKLQEEREKLNDTTLCSLAERLEMISYLNIKPRRVLKGHQAKVLCTNWSPDKRHIVSSSQDGKLIIWDAFTTNKEQAVTMPTTWIMSCAYGPSGNIVACGGLDNKVTVYPISVEEDMSSRKKTVGTHTSYMSCCTFPRSDQQILTGSGDSTCALWDVESGQLLQSFHGHTGDVMSIDLSPNETGNTFVSGSCDKMAFIWDMRSGHVVQSFEGHISDINSVKFHPSGDAISTGSDDSTCRLFDMRADKEVAVFTKDSIIFGVNSIDFSISGRLLFAGYNDYTVNVWDTLKSQRVCLLYGHENKVSCLEISPDGTCLSTGSWDYTLRIWA; encoded by the exons atggaaattttgaatcaaGTGAATAATACGAATGACAAGCTTACAGTTTTAGTTAAAGAAGCAGAGGAACTAAAGTTGAAGTTGCAAGAGGAGAGAGAAAAACTTAATGATACTACAT tATGTTCTTTAGCAGAAAGGCTAGAGATGATTTCCTATTTGAATATAAAGCCTAGAAGAGTCCTAAAAGGTCATCAAGCAAAAGTTCTATGCACTAACTGGTCTCCAGATAAGCGCCACATTGTTTCTTCATCGCAG GATGGCAAACTAATTATTTGGGATGCTTTTACGACTAATAAAGAACAAGCTGTTACTATGCCCACAACTTGGATTATGTCTTGTGCTTACGGGCCGTCTGGAAATATTGTTGCTTGTGG TGGTCTAGATAACAAAGTTACTGTGTATCCAATATCCGTCGAAGAAGACATGTCATCAAGGAAGAAAACAGTCGGAACTCATACCAGTTATATGTCTTGTTGCACATTTCCACGTTCAGATCAACAAATACTTACTGGAAGTGGAGACTCTACCTGTGCATTGTGGGATGTTGAATCTGGCCAATTATTACAAAGTTTTCATGGACACACTGGAGATGTCATGTCCATTGATTTATCTCCTAATGAAACAGGAAACACGTTTGTATCTGGa aGTTGTGACAAAATGGCATTTATTTGGGACATGAGATCTGGTCATGTGGTCCAATCATTTGAAGGTCATATTTCTGACATTAATTCTGTAAAATTTCACCCAAGTGGAGATGCCATTTCAACAGGATCAGATGACAGTACT TGTCGTCTTTTTGATATGCGTGCCGATAAAGAAGTTGCTGTGTTCACGAAAGATAGCATTATATTTGGGGtaaattcaattgattttagCATCAGTGGTAGATTACTCTTTGCAGGATATAACGATTATACTGTAAATGTCTGGGATACATTGAAGTCTCAAAgg gTTTGTTTATTGTACGGACATGAAAATAAAGTGTCATGTTTAGAAATTTCTCCAGATGGTACCT
- the LOC134827933 gene encoding farnesol dehydrogenase-like isoform X1 yields MEKWAGKVAVVTGASGGIGAGICKELVRAGMIVCGFSRRVDQVEALRAELTDASGQLNAVECDLRSEQSVMYAYNWIINTYGGVDLLINNAGVLTKQLLLDSNNTKELSKIFETSLIGICLCTKFALKSMTSRNVEGYVVNINSIFGHTLNVSVPGLKPLNGSFAVAKFGVFALSEYLKQELRYLNLNIKLSSISPGLTETDFLAQPSEFSGNKIVEYMPKLKPKDVADALMYIITRPKHLQIDDITIKPMGEFI; encoded by the exons atggaaaaatggGCTGGAAAAGTGGCAGTAGTGACAGGAGCCAGtg GTGGTATCGGTGcag GCATTTGTAAGGAACTGGTTCGAGCAGGAATGATAGTATGTGGTTTTTCTCGGCGAGTAGATCAAGTAGAG gCTTTGAGAGCAGAATTAACAGATGCCAGTGGTCAGTTAAACGCTGTCGAGTGCGACCTTAGATCTGAACAATCTGTAATGTATGCATATAATTGGATCATTAACACATACGGAGGAGTAGACTTACTCATCAACAATGCAGGTGTATTAACAAAGCAATTACTCTTAGACAGTAACAACACCAAAGAACTTAGCAAAATATTCGAGACAAGTTTGATAGGCATCTGTCTTTGTACAAAGTTTGCCTTAAAATCAATGACAAGTAGAAATGTTGAAGGCTATGTGGTGAATATAAATAGTATATTCGGGCATACTTTAAATGTATCCGTCCCTG GTCTAAAACCACTAAATGGATCTTTTGCAGTGGCAAAATTTGGCGTATTTGCACTTTCAGAATATTTAAAGCAAGAACTccgttatttaaatttaaatataaaactttct TCGATAAGTCCTGGTTTAACCGAAACCGATTTTCTTGCACAACCTAGTGAGTTCAGCGGTAATAAAATTGTAGAGTATATGCCAAAATTAAAGCCCAAAGATGTAGCAGATGCTTTAATGTATATCATTACACGACCAAAACATTTACag attgATGATATAACTATCAAACCAATGGGCGAGTTCATATGA
- the LOC134827933 gene encoding farnesol dehydrogenase-like isoform X2: MEKWAGKVAVVTGASGICNLGICKELVRAGMIVCGFSRRVDQVEALRAELTDASGQLNAVECDLRSEQSVMYAYNWIINTYGGVDLLINNAGVLTKQLLLDSNNTKELSKIFETSLIGICLCTKFALKSMTSRNVEGYVVNINSIFGHTLNVSVPGLKPLNGSFAVAKFGVFALSEYLKQELRYLNLNIKLSSISPGLTETDFLAQPSEFSGNKIVEYMPKLKPKDVADALMYIITRPKHLQIDDITIKPMGEFI, encoded by the exons atggaaaaatggGCTGGAAAAGTGGCAGTAGTGACAGGAGCCAGtggtat tTGTAATTTAGGCATTTGTAAGGAACTGGTTCGAGCAGGAATGATAGTATGTGGTTTTTCTCGGCGAGTAGATCAAGTAGAG gCTTTGAGAGCAGAATTAACAGATGCCAGTGGTCAGTTAAACGCTGTCGAGTGCGACCTTAGATCTGAACAATCTGTAATGTATGCATATAATTGGATCATTAACACATACGGAGGAGTAGACTTACTCATCAACAATGCAGGTGTATTAACAAAGCAATTACTCTTAGACAGTAACAACACCAAAGAACTTAGCAAAATATTCGAGACAAGTTTGATAGGCATCTGTCTTTGTACAAAGTTTGCCTTAAAATCAATGACAAGTAGAAATGTTGAAGGCTATGTGGTGAATATAAATAGTATATTCGGGCATACTTTAAATGTATCCGTCCCTG GTCTAAAACCACTAAATGGATCTTTTGCAGTGGCAAAATTTGGCGTATTTGCACTTTCAGAATATTTAAAGCAAGAACTccgttatttaaatttaaatataaaactttct TCGATAAGTCCTGGTTTAACCGAAACCGATTTTCTTGCACAACCTAGTGAGTTCAGCGGTAATAAAATTGTAGAGTATATGCCAAAATTAAAGCCCAAAGATGTAGCAGATGCTTTAATGTATATCATTACACGACCAAAACATTTACag attgATGATATAACTATCAAACCAATGGGCGAGTTCATATGA
- the LOC134827933 gene encoding farnesol dehydrogenase-like isoform X3: MEKWAGKVAVVTGASGGIGAGICKELVRAGMIVCGFSRRVDQVEAIRATLFDVPGQLIPVCCSNDEESIVFSFKWVDRTYERVDLLVNSDEDVTNCLLLDDNNTNELCSVMETNLIGTCICTREAVKLMKKYDIKGNIVNINSIFGHKINVCVPGMRPINGMYPACKYAITAITECVRQELIYKESEIKISSISPGLVDTELLKKATDHEMVKFMPKLKAEDIADALKFILTRPMHVQVHDIIIKPNGEFL, from the exons atggaaaaatggGCTGGAAAAGTGGCAGTAGTGACAGGAGCCAGtg GTGGTATCGGTGcag GCATTTGTAAGGAACTGGTTCGAGCAGGAATGATAGTATGTGGTTTTTCTCGGCGAGTAGATCAAGTAGAG GCTATACGAGCTACATTGTTTGACGTTCCAGGACAATTAATTCCTGTTTGCTGTAGTAATGACGAAGAATCGAtagttttttcatttaaatgggTTGATAGAACTTATGAGAGAGTCGATTTATTAGTAAATAGTGATGAAGACGTAACAAATTGTTTATTGCTTGATGATAATAACACAAATGAACTTTGTTCTGTCATGGAAACAAACTTAATAGGAACTTGTATTTGTACCAGGGAAGCTGTAaaactgatgaaaaaatatgacatcAAAGGAAACATCGTTAATATAAATAGCATTTTTGGGCATAAAATAAACGTTTGTGTTCCAG gtatgcGCCCAATAAATGGAATGTATCCGGCATGCAAATATGCTATTACTGCAATAACTGAATGCGTTCGCCAAGAACTTATCTACAAAGAGTCTGAGATTAAAATATCG aGCATTAGTCCAGGCTTGGTTGACACTGAATTATTGAAGAAAGCTACAGATCATGAAATGGTTAAATTTATGCCAAAGTTGAAAGCTGAAGACATAGCGgatgctttaaaatttatattgactAGACCAATGCATGTTCAA GTGCACGACATAATCATTAAACCAAATGGCGAGTTTCTCtaa
- the LOC134827577 gene encoding pyruvate carboxylase, mitochondrial produces the protein MYIRQCTVRSFLTNQWARRWRDRGFSTQVEYKPIRSVLVANRGEIAIRVFRACSELGIKSVAIYSEQDKMHMHRQKADESYLVGKGLAPVEAYLNIPDIIRICKENNVDAVHPGYGFLSERSDFAQAIIDAGLRFIGPTPFVVQQMGDKVAARKAAINAGVPIVPGTDGPVSDKESAVNFCKTHGLPVIFKAAYGGGGRGMRVVRKMDEVEELFDRASSEAKAAFGNGALFIEKFIERPRHIEVQLLGDKAGNVVHLFERDCSVQRRHQKVVEIAPAPRLPKEVRDKMTECAVRLAKHVGYENAGTVEFLCDETGNFYFIEVNARLQVEHTISEEVTGIDLVQSQIRIAEGMTLPELGYTQDNIQCQGYAIQCRVTTEDPANDFQPSTGRLEVFRSGEGMGIRLDSASAYAGAIISPYYDSLLVKVISHASDLQASAAKMNRALREFRIRGVKTNIPFLLNVLENQKFLNGVLDTYFIDEHPQLFQFKRSQNRAQKLLNYIGTVLVNGPQTPLATNLKPADTNHPRVPNVPIATLPKKGFKDILNESGPEGFAKAVRNHQGLLLMDTTFRDAHQSLLATRVRTFDLLQISPFVSHKFSGLYSLENWGGATFDVALRFLHECPWERLEEMRKRIPNVPFQMLLRGANAVGYTNYPDNCVHKFCDLAVQCGMDIFRVFDSLNYLPNLILGMEAAGNAGGVVEAAISYTGDVSDPTKQKYNLNYYLNLADELVKAGTHVLCIKDMAGLLKPQAARLLVGAIREKHPDIPIHIHTHDTSGGGVASMIACAESGADVVDVAVDSMSGMTSQPSMGAVVSCLKDTKHDTKFDLKDVSEYSAYWEQTRTFYAPFECTTTMKSGNADVYLNEIPGGQYTNLQFQAYSLGLGDYFEDIKKAYREANLLLGDIIKVTPSSKVVGDLAQFMVQNKLSAEEVQNKAEELSFPKSVVEFLQGAIGIPHGGFAEPFRSRVLKDMPRIEGRPGASLPPLDFDKLKVDLQEAHPQVTNKDVMSAALYPQVTNDFLTFKEQFGPVDKLSTRIFLVGPKVGEEFEVAIDKGKTLHIKTLAMAEDLTKNGEREVFFELNGQLRSVLIRDSEASKELHIHPKASKSNKYEVGAPMPGSVIDIRVKEGDHVEKGQPLVVLSAMKMEMVVQAPAAGKVKSIKVSDGMKLEGDDLILVLE, from the exons atGTATATTCGTCAATGTACTGTGAGATCATTTCTGACCAATCAGTGGGCACGAAGATGGCGCGATCGAGGGTTCTCAACACAG GTTGAATACAAACCAATCCGGTCGGTTTTGGTGGCTAACAGGGGGGAAATTGCTATCAGAGTATTTCGAGCATGTTCCGAGTTGGGCATTAAGTCCGTAGCAATTTATTCCGAGCAAGATAAGATGCATATGCATCGTCAAAAGGCAGACGAGTCTTATTTA GTTGGTAAAGGTCTGGCACCTGTCGAAGCATATTTAAACATCCCTGATATAATTAGAATATGTAAAGAAAATAATGTAGATGCAGTTCATCCTGg GTATGGATTTTTATCTGAACGTTCAGATTTCGCACAAGCTATAATCGATGCTGGACTTCGGTTTATTGGACCAACACCGTTTGTTGTTCAACAAATGGGTGATAAGGTAGCAGCCAG aaaagcgGCAATAAATGCTGGTGTTCCCATTGTTCCTGGCACAGATGGCCCGGTCTCTGATAAAGAAAGTGctgtgaatttttgtaaaactcACGGTCTTCCAGTAATATTCAAAGCTGCATACGGAGGCGGTGGTCGCGGAATGAGAGTTGTTCGAAAAATGGATGAGGTAGAGGAGCTATTTGATCG CGCAAGCTCCGAAGCTAAAGCTGCTTTTG GTAATGGGGCactatttatcgaaaaatttatagaaagaCCTAGACATATTGAAGTTCAGTTACTTG GTGATAAAGCTGGAAATGTTGTCCATTTATTTGAGAGAGATTGCTCTGTTCAAAGGCGTCACCAAAAGGTTGTCGAAATCGCTCCTGCCCCACGTCTACCGAAAGAAGTTCGTGATAAAATGACTGAATGTGCTGTGCGATTAGCTAAGCATGTAGGTTATGAAAATGCAGGAACAGTAGAGTTCCTTTGTGATGAAACGGgaaacttttatttcattgaaGTTAATGCAAG ATTACAAGTGGAGCACACCATAAGTGAAGAGGTTACTGGAATTGATTTAGTACAATCACAAATTCGTATTGCTGAAGGTATGACTTTACCAGAGCTTGGGTATACTCAAGATAACATCCAATGCCAAGGATATGCGATTCAATGTAGAGTTACGACAG AGGATCCGGCAAATGATTTCCAGCCAAGTACAGGTCGATTAGAAGTTTTTAG ATCGGGCGAGGGAATGGGTATTCGTTTAGATAGTGCATCGGCATACGCTGGTGCTATCATAAGTCCTTACTACGACTCACTTCTAGTAAAAGTAATATCACATGCATCCGATTTACAAGCATCTGCTGCAAAAATGAATCGAGCTTTACGAGAATTTAGAATTAGAGGCGTAAAAACGAATATAccatttttgttgaatgttcttgaaaatcaaaaatttttaaacg gtgTTTTGGACACATATTTCATTGACGAGCATCCACAACTATTCCAATTTAAAAGATCACAAAACAGAGCTCAAAAGCTTTTGAATTATATTGGAACCGTACTAGTCAACGGACCTCAAACACCATTAGCAACGAATTTAAAGCCTGCAGACACAAACCACCCACGAGTCCCAAATGTACCGATAG CTACATTGCCAAAAAAGGGCTTTAAAGATATACTGAATGAGTCTGGTCCTGAGGGCTTTGCAAAAGCCGTGCGTAATCACCAAGGATTACTTTTAATGGACACAACATTTAGAGATGCACATCAATCTTTATTAGCAACGAGAGTCCGAACATTTGACTTACTTCAAATTTCCCCTTTCGTTTCACACAAGTTTTCTGGCTTATATTCCTTGGAAAATTGGGGCGGTGCTACATTTGATGTGGCTCTAAGATTTTTGCACGAATGTCCTTGGGAACGACTGGAAGAGATGCGTAAGAGAATTCCCAATGTACCATTTCAAATGTTACTTAGAGGCGCTAATGCAGTCGGATACACCAATTATCCTGATAACTGCGTTCATAAGTTTTGTGATTTGGCT GTTCAATGTGGAATGGATATATTTAGAGTTTTTGattctttaaattatcttCCAAATCTTATATTGGGCATGGAAGCAGCCGGCAACGCCGGTGGTGTTGTTGAAGCTGCTATTTCATACACTGGAGATGTCAGTGATCCAACtaagcaaaaatataatttaaattattatctcaACTTAGCAGATGAACTTGTCAAAGCTGGTACACATGTTTTGTGCATAAAAGACATGGCTGGCTTATTAAAACCTCAAGCAGCTAG ATTATTGGTAGGAGCTATTAGAGAAAAACATCCTGATATTCCAATTCATATTCATACACATGATACATCAGGTGGAG GGGTCGCATCAATG atTGCATGTGCTGAATCAGGAGCAGATGTAGTTGATGTTGCTGTAGACAGCATGtctg gaATGACATCACAACCAAGCATGGGAGCTGTTGTTTCTTGTTTAAAAGATACAAAACATGATaccaaatttgatttaaaggaTGTCTCTGAATATTCGGCATATTGGGAGCAGACTAGAACGTTTTATGCTCCATTTGAGTGCACCACCACAATGAAATCTGGAAATGCTGATGTATATCTTAATGAAATTCCCGGTGGACAATATACTAACCTTCAATTCCAAGCGTATTCCCTAGGGTTGGGTGATTATTTTGAAGACATCAAAAAAGCATATC GCGAAGCTAACCTTTTACTTGGTGATATAATTAAAGTAACACCATCATCTAAAG ttgtgGGTGACCTAGCGCAATTCATGGTACAAAACAAATTGTCTGCAGAGGAAGTACAAAATAAGGCTGAAGAATTGTCATTCCCTAAATCAGTAGTTGAATTTTTGCAAGGAGCAATTGGTATACCTCATGGTGGATTTGCTGAGCCTTTTAGATCACGTGTCTTAAAAGATATGCCTCGAATCGAAGGACGACCGGGAGCAAGTCTTCCACCTCTGGACTTTGACAAGTTAAAGGTGGATTTACAAGAAGCTCACCCTCAGGTTACAAATAAAGATGTCATGTCAGCAGCATTGTACCCTCAAGTTACCAAtgactttttaacttttaaagaaCAATTCGGTCCAGTAGATAAATTGTCTACAAGAATTTTCTTGGTTGGACCAAAAGTTGGAGAAGAATTTGAAGTTGCTATAGATAAAGGTAAAACTTTGCATATAAAAACATTGGCGATGGCAGAGGATTTAACTAAAAACGGTGAAAGAGAAGTTTTCTTCGAATTAAATGGTCAATTACGCTCAGTTTTAATTAGAGATAGCGAAGCTTCTAAAGAACTGCATATTCATCCAAAAGCgtcaaaaagtaataaatat GAAGTGGGTGCACCAATGCCAGGCTCAGTAATAG atATCCGCGTTAAAGAAGGTGATCATGTTGAAAAAGGTCAACCTTTGGTAGTTTTGTCGGCTATGAAAATGGAAATGGTTGTACAAGCACCTGCAGCAGGCAAAGTCAAGTCTATTAAAGTGTCAGATGGCATGAAATTAGAGGGAGATGATTTAATATTGGTATTGGAATAA